A window of the Lactuca sativa cultivar Salinas chromosome 5, Lsat_Salinas_v11, whole genome shotgun sequence genome harbors these coding sequences:
- the LOC111892356 gene encoding hypersensitive-induced response protein-like protein 1 has protein sequence MGNLFCLVQVDQSTVAIKETFGKFDDVLEPGLHCVPWIFGSQVAGQLTLRLQQLDVKCETKTKDNVFVNVVASIQYRALADKASDAFYKLSNTRSQIQAYVFDVIRASVPKLNLDDAFEQKNEIAKAVEDELEKAMSAYGFEIVQTLIVDIEPDEHVKRAMNEINAAARFRMAATEKAEAEKILQIKRAEGEAESKYLSGLGIARQRQAIVDGLRDSVLGFSVNVPGTTAKDVMDMVLVTQYFDTMKEIGASSKSSAVFIPHGPGAVRDVAAQIRDGLLQGNATH, from the exons ATGGGAAACCTATTCTGTTTAGTTCAAGTAGATCAGTCCACAGTAGCCATCAAGGAAACTTTCGGAAAATTTGATGATGTTCTTGAGCCAGGTTTACATTGTGTCCCTTGGATTTTCGGAAGTCAGGTTGCTGGACAACTCACACTAAGACTTCAACAGTTAGATGTCAAGTGTGAGACCAaaacaaag GACAATGTTTTTGTCAATGTTGTAGCTTCAATACAGTATCGTGCCCTAGCTGATAAAGCAAGTGACGCCTTTTACAAACTCAGCAACACAAGGTCCCAAATCCAAGCTTAtgtttttgatg TCATAAGAGCTAGCGTCCCAAAGCTCAACCTAGATGATGCTTTTGAACAAAAGAATGAAATCGCCAAAGCTGTTGAAGACGAACTTGAAAAG GCAATGTCTGCATATGGGTTTGAGATAGTTCAAACTTTAATTGTGGACATAGAGCCGGATGAGCATGTTAAGAGAGCAATGAACGAGATCAATGCAG CTGCAAGGTTTAGGATGGCAGCTACTGAGAAGGCTGAAGCCGAGAAGATACTTCAGATAAAGAGGGCTGAAGGAGAGGCTGAGTCGAAGTATTTGTCTGGATTGGGTATTGCACGACAAAGACAAGCAATTGTTGATGGTTTAAGGGACAGTGTGTTGGGGTTTTCAGTTAATGTTCCTGGGACAACAGCTAAGGATGTTATGGATATGGTTTTGGTTACTCAGTATTTTGATACAATGAAGGAAATTGGGGCTTCATCTAAATCATCTGCTGTGTTTATCCCACATGGACCTGGTGCTGTTCGTGATGTGGCTGCTCAGATTCGCGATGGTCTTCTTCAGGGTAACGCCACTCACTGA